Proteins from one Paraburkholderia sp. BL10I2N1 genomic window:
- a CDS encoding methyltransferase domain-containing protein — protein sequence MNDPTRPSRPPAPSAPAAPDFATRDPNSPAFWDERFERGYTPWDQAGVPAAFQSFAARHVGAPVLIPGCGNAWEALLLARQGWQVRAIDFALGAVAAARKQLGAHGDVVEQADFFAYEPPFTPGWIYERAFLCALPETRRLDYARRMARLLPAGGLLAGFFFLGASPKGPPFGIDRPELEALLSPDFELIEDEAVADSIPVFAGRERWLTWRRRGPAHA from the coding sequence ATGAATGATCCGACCCGGCCTTCAAGGCCACCAGCGCCATCCGCCCCGGCCGCGCCAGACTTCGCCACGCGCGACCCCAACTCGCCGGCATTCTGGGACGAGCGGTTCGAACGCGGTTACACGCCGTGGGATCAGGCTGGCGTGCCGGCGGCGTTCCAGTCGTTTGCGGCGCGGCACGTCGGCGCGCCGGTGCTCATTCCAGGCTGCGGCAACGCCTGGGAGGCGCTGTTGCTTGCCCGGCAGGGCTGGCAGGTTCGCGCGATCGACTTCGCACTGGGCGCGGTCGCCGCCGCACGCAAACAGCTGGGCGCGCATGGCGACGTGGTCGAGCAGGCGGATTTCTTTGCGTACGAGCCACCGTTCACGCCTGGCTGGATCTATGAACGCGCGTTTCTCTGCGCGTTGCCGGAGACCCGCAGGCTCGACTACGCGCGGCGGATGGCCCGGTTGTTGCCGGCAGGCGGGCTGCTGGCCGGCTTCTTTTTTCTTGGCGCCTCACCCAAAGGGCCACCGTTTGGTATTGACCGTCCAGAACTGGAGGCCCTCCTGTCGCCGGACTTCGAACTGATCGAGGACGAAGCCGTGGCGGACTCGATTCCCGTGTTTGCCGGGCGGGAGCGGTGGCTCACGTGGCGTCGGCGTGGACCGGCGCACGCTTGA
- the aspS gene encoding aspartate--tRNA ligase, whose product MSMRSEYCGLVTEHLLGQTVSLCGWVSRRRDHGGVIFIDLRDREGLVQVVCDPDRAEMFKIAEGVRNEFCVRVQGVVRNRPEGTANAGLKSGKIEVLCHELTVLNASVTPPFQLDDDNLSETTRLTHRVLDLRRPQMQHNLRLRYRVAMEVRKYLDAQGFIDIETPMLTKSTPEGARDYLVPSRVNAGQFFALPQSPQLFKQLLMVANFDRYYQIVKCFRDEDLRADRQPEFTQIDCETSFLNEQEIRDLFEAMIRHVFKETIGVALDEKFPVMLYSEAMRRFGSDKPDLRVKLEFTDLTDAMKDVDFKVFSTPANTKDGRVAALRVPKGGELSRGDIDSYTEFVRIYGAKGLAWIKVNEVAKGRDGLQSPIVKNLHDASIAAILERTGAQDGDIIFFAADRAKVVNDSLGALRLKIGHSEFGKANALVEDGWKPLWVVDFPMFEYDEEEARYVAAHHPFTSPKDEHLEYLETDPGRCLAKAYDMVLNGWEIGGGSVRIYQEDVQSKVFRALKIGAEEARAKFGFLLDALQYGAPPHGGIAFGLDRIVTMMARADSIRDVIAFPKTQRAQCLLTQAPSEVDERQLRELHIRLRQPEAKA is encoded by the coding sequence ATGTCGATGAGATCTGAATACTGCGGTCTGGTGACCGAACACCTGCTGGGCCAAACCGTGTCGCTGTGCGGCTGGGTGAGCCGCCGACGTGACCACGGCGGCGTTATCTTCATCGACCTGCGCGATCGCGAAGGCCTCGTTCAGGTCGTCTGCGACCCGGACCGCGCGGAGATGTTCAAGATCGCCGAAGGCGTGCGCAACGAGTTCTGCGTGCGGGTGCAAGGCGTGGTGCGCAACCGTCCGGAAGGCACGGCCAACGCCGGCCTGAAGAGCGGCAAGATCGAGGTGCTGTGCCACGAACTGACGGTGCTCAACGCATCGGTGACGCCGCCGTTCCAGCTCGACGACGACAACCTGTCGGAAACCACGCGTCTTACGCACCGTGTGCTCGACCTGCGCCGTCCGCAGATGCAGCACAACCTGCGCCTGCGCTACCGCGTGGCGATGGAAGTGCGCAAGTATCTCGACGCGCAGGGCTTCATCGACATCGAAACGCCGATGCTCACGAAGAGCACGCCGGAAGGCGCGCGCGATTACCTGGTGCCGTCGCGTGTGAACGCCGGTCAGTTCTTCGCGCTGCCGCAGTCGCCGCAGCTCTTCAAGCAGCTGCTGATGGTGGCGAACTTCGATCGCTACTACCAGATCGTCAAGTGCTTCCGCGACGAAGACCTGCGCGCCGACCGCCAGCCGGAATTCACGCAGATCGACTGCGAAACCTCGTTCCTCAACGAACAGGAAATCCGCGATCTGTTCGAGGCGATGATTCGTCACGTTTTCAAGGAAACCATCGGCGTTGCGCTGGACGAAAAATTCCCGGTCATGCTGTATTCGGAAGCGATGCGCCGTTTCGGGTCGGACAAGCCGGACCTGCGCGTGAAGCTCGAATTCACCGACCTGACCGACGCGATGAAGGACGTCGACTTCAAGGTGTTCAGCACGCCGGCCAACACCAAGGACGGTCGCGTCGCAGCGCTGCGCGTGCCGAAGGGCGGCGAGTTGTCGCGCGGCGACATCGACAGCTACACGGAATTCGTGCGCATCTATGGCGCGAAGGGCCTCGCATGGATCAAGGTCAACGAAGTCGCGAAGGGGCGTGACGGTCTGCAAAGCCCGATCGTCAAGAACCTGCACGACGCGTCGATTGCCGCGATCCTCGAGCGCACCGGCGCGCAGGACGGCGACATCATTTTCTTCGCGGCAGACCGTGCGAAGGTGGTCAACGACAGCCTCGGCGCGCTGCGTCTGAAGATCGGCCATTCGGAATTCGGCAAGGCGAACGCCCTCGTCGAAGACGGCTGGAAGCCGCTGTGGGTGGTCGACTTCCCGATGTTCGAATACGACGAGGAAGAAGCCCGTTACGTTGCTGCTCACCACCCGTTCACGAGCCCGAAGGACGAGCACCTCGAGTATCTGGAAACGGATCCGGGCCGCTGCCTCGCGAAGGCCTACGACATGGTGCTGAACGGCTGGGAAATCGGCGGCGGTTCGGTCCGTATCTATCAGGAAGACGTGCAGAGCAAGGTGTTCCGCGCGCTCAAGATCGGCGCGGAAGAAGCGCGTGCGAAGTTCGGCTTCCTGCTTGACGCGCTCCAGTACGGCGCGCCGCCGCACGGCGGTATCGCGTTCGGTCTCGACCGTATCGTGACGATGATGGCGCGTGCCGATTCGATCCGTGACGTGATCGCGTTCCCGAAGACCCAGCGCGCGCAGTGTCTGCTCACCCAGGCGCCGAGCGAAGTGGACGAGCGCCAACTGCGCGAACTCCACATCCGCCTGCGCCAGCCGGAGGCGAAGGCGTAA
- a CDS encoding TIM44-like domain-containing protein: MSDSSLLSSRKNSRSWARRIGLLAMVGLIMAGTLASLDAEARRMGGGRSFGRQSTTAQRQTTPPAQPAQPTQQSAQPAQPKPTPAAAPTPAPARSRWLGPIAGLAAGLGIAALLSHFGLGEAFAGAMANFIVIALIAMVVIWLIRKFVARRRNAGMPAYAGSAGSPTLNAGGTGYSQEPSFTAPPSGPYLAPQGNPLTTPDIAAAPAVPANFDAEAFVRNAKVYFVRLQAAWDVGNMEDIREFTTPEMFAEVKVDLSSRGAEENQTDVVQLNAELLGVEDRGTEYLASVRFSGLIRETAGAAAEPFAEIWNLSKSTRTGEGWLLAGIQQVAQH; this comes from the coding sequence ATGTCCGATTCAAGTTTGTTATCTTCCCGTAAGAATTCGAGGTCATGGGCAAGGAGAATCGGACTGTTAGCCATGGTCGGCCTGATCATGGCGGGCACGCTCGCTTCTCTTGATGCGGAAGCGCGCCGCATGGGCGGTGGCCGAAGCTTTGGTCGGCAGTCAACTACGGCGCAACGTCAAACGACGCCGCCTGCCCAACCCGCACAACCCACCCAGCAATCCGCGCAGCCTGCGCAGCCGAAGCCGACGCCGGCCGCCGCGCCCACGCCTGCTCCCGCGCGTTCGCGCTGGCTCGGACCGATCGCGGGCCTCGCTGCCGGTCTCGGTATTGCGGCGTTGCTTTCGCATTTCGGCCTTGGCGAAGCGTTCGCCGGCGCGATGGCCAACTTCATCGTGATTGCGCTGATTGCCATGGTGGTGATCTGGCTGATCCGCAAGTTCGTCGCGCGCAGGCGCAACGCCGGCATGCCGGCGTACGCAGGCAGCGCCGGTTCGCCGACGCTCAACGCGGGCGGCACCGGCTACTCTCAGGAGCCGAGTTTCACGGCGCCGCCGTCGGGCCCGTATCTCGCTCCGCAGGGTAATCCGCTGACCACGCCGGACATCGCCGCGGCGCCAGCCGTGCCCGCGAACTTCGACGCGGAAGCCTTCGTGCGCAACGCGAAGGTTTACTTCGTGCGTCTGCAGGCCGCCTGGGACGTCGGCAACATGGAGGACATCCGCGAATTCACCACGCCGGAAATGTTCGCCGAGGTAAAGGTGGACCTCTCTTCGCGCGGTGCAGAGGAGAACCAGACGGACGTCGTGCAACTGAACGCCGAACTGCTGGGCGTCGAAGACCGCGGCACTGAATATCTGGCGAGCGTGCGTTTCTCGGGCCTGATCCGCGAAACGGCCGGTGCAGCGGCCGAGCCGTTCGCGGAAATCTGGAACCTGTCGAAGTCGACACGCACCGGCGAAGGCTGGCTACTCGCCGGTATCCAGCAGGTCGCACAGCACTGA
- a CDS encoding FmdB family zinc ribbon protein, whose protein sequence is MPIYAYRCESCGFGKDVLQKMSDAPLTQCPECGKDAFRKQVTAAGFQLKGSGWYVTDFRGGSGGSKAAASGSNGAAEAKTAEGGTPDAVSSAGATPAAAAPIAAAASPAAASTSGADGA, encoded by the coding sequence ATGCCGATCTACGCTTATCGTTGTGAATCATGCGGCTTCGGGAAGGACGTGCTTCAGAAGATGAGCGACGCACCGTTGACGCAGTGCCCGGAATGCGGCAAAGACGCATTCCGCAAACAGGTAACGGCCGCCGGGTTCCAGTTGAAGGGATCGGGCTGGTACGTGACGGATTTCCGTGGTGGCTCAGGCGGCTCCAAGGCGGCCGCCAGTGGCAGCAATGGGGCAGCCGAGGCGAAGACCGCCGAAGGCGGCACGCCCGACGCCGTTTCGTCCGCAGGTGCCACGCCCGCCGCGGCCGCGCCCATCGCGGCAGCGGCTTCGCCCGCTGCGGCCTCGACCTCGGGCGCAGACGGGGCCTAG
- the ubiB gene encoding ubiquinone biosynthesis regulatory protein kinase UbiB: MRFLRFLKIFFTVIRFGLDEMMLSRINDRRVRLLLRITTIGRRFDQPPGVRLRLALESLGPIFVKFGQVLSTRRDLLPVDIANELAKLQDQVPPFDSDVAIAIVEKALGAPVGVLFDDFERVPVASASIAQVHFAKVKTGQHVGKAVAVKVLRPNMLPVIDSDLALMRDLAMWAERLWADGKRLKPREVVGEFDKYLHDELDLMREAANGSQLRRNFVGLDLLLVPEMYWEFCTPSVLVMERMVGVPISQVETLRTAGVDIPKLAREGVEIFFTQVFRDGFFHADMHPGNIQVSLDPVHFGRYIALDFGIIGALSDFDKNYLAQNFLAFFKRDYHRVATLHLESGWVPATTRVEELESAIRAVCEPYFDRALKDISLGQVLLRLFSTSRRFNVEIQPQLVLLQKTMLNVEGLGRSLDPELDLWKTAKPYLERWMNEQIGLSGWYERLKIEAPQWSKTLPQLPRLIHHMLASRHDALQHGHNDDIMRLILLEQKRTNRLLQGLLMFGIAAGVGAVLARLWLVMLYGG; the protein is encoded by the coding sequence ATGCGTTTTCTGCGCTTTCTAAAAATATTCTTTACTGTCATCCGCTTCGGTCTCGACGAGATGATGCTGAGCCGCATCAACGATCGCCGCGTGCGGCTGTTGCTGCGTATCACCACGATTGGACGACGCTTCGATCAGCCACCTGGCGTCCGGTTGCGTCTTGCGCTCGAAAGCCTGGGCCCGATTTTCGTGAAGTTCGGCCAGGTGCTGTCGACGCGGCGCGATCTGTTGCCCGTCGATATCGCCAACGAACTCGCGAAGCTGCAGGACCAGGTGCCGCCGTTCGATTCCGACGTCGCCATTGCGATTGTCGAAAAGGCGCTCGGTGCGCCGGTCGGCGTGCTGTTCGACGATTTCGAGCGGGTCCCGGTGGCGAGCGCGTCGATTGCGCAGGTGCATTTTGCGAAGGTGAAAACCGGGCAGCACGTCGGTAAGGCCGTCGCGGTGAAGGTGCTGCGGCCGAACATGCTGCCGGTGATCGACTCGGACCTCGCGCTGATGCGCGATCTTGCGATGTGGGCAGAGCGTTTGTGGGCCGACGGCAAGCGTCTGAAGCCGCGCGAAGTGGTCGGCGAATTCGACAAGTATCTGCACGACGAACTCGACCTGATGCGCGAGGCCGCGAACGGCAGCCAGTTGCGCCGCAACTTTGTCGGCCTCGATCTGCTGCTCGTGCCCGAGATGTACTGGGAGTTCTGCACGCCCAGCGTGCTCGTGATGGAGCGGATGGTCGGTGTGCCGATCAGCCAGGTCGAGACGCTGCGGACCGCGGGGGTCGATATTCCAAAGCTGGCGCGTGAAGGTGTCGAGATCTTCTTCACGCAGGTGTTTCGCGACGGCTTCTTTCACGCCGACATGCACCCGGGCAACATCCAGGTGAGTCTTGATCCGGTGCATTTCGGACGGTATATCGCGCTGGATTTCGGCATCATCGGTGCGTTGTCGGATTTCGACAAAAACTATCTGGCGCAGAACTTCCTTGCCTTTTTCAAGCGCGACTATCACCGTGTCGCGACCCTGCACCTGGAGTCCGGCTGGGTGCCGGCGACCACGCGCGTCGAAGAACTGGAGAGTGCAATCCGGGCGGTCTGCGAACCCTACTTCGACCGGGCGCTGAAGGATATTTCGCTGGGGCAGGTGTTGCTGCGCCTGTTCTCGACGTCGCGCCGTTTCAATGTCGAGATTCAGCCGCAACTGGTGCTGCTGCAAAAGACGATGCTGAACGTTGAAGGCCTTGGCCGCTCGCTGGATCCGGAACTGGATCTGTGGAAGACAGCGAAGCCTTACCTCGAACGCTGGATGAACGAGCAGATCGGCCTTTCCGGCTGGTACGAGCGGCTTAAGATTGAGGCACCGCAATGGAGCAAGACGCTGCCGCAGCTGCCGCGCCTTATCCATCACATGCTGGCGTCCCGCCACGACGCCCTGCAGCACGGGCACAACGACGACATCATGCGTCTCATCCTGCTGGAGCAGAAGCGGACCAACCGGCTCTTGCAGGGCTTGCTGATGTTCGGCATTGCCGCGGGCGTCGGCGCGGTGCTCGCGCGGTTGTGGCTGGTCATGCTTTACGGCGGCTAG
- a CDS encoding DUF502 domain-containing protein, with protein sequence MTTKKTTLKSVFLTGLLVLVPLAITLWVLGLIIGTMDQTLLLLPADWRPERFGYRIPGLGAVLALAFIFIVGLLTQNFIGQKLVQWWDLIVRHIPVVGPLYTSVKQVSDTLLSSSGNAFRKALLIEYPRKGSYTIAFLTGTPGGDVVNHLKEEHVSVYVPTTPNPTSGFFLMLPKSEVIELDMTVDAALKYIVSMGVVAPSAPAQPAPVRRTTIEPPL encoded by the coding sequence ATGACGACGAAAAAGACGACGCTCAAATCGGTGTTTTTGACCGGCCTGCTGGTGCTGGTGCCTCTTGCCATCACGCTGTGGGTGCTCGGCCTCATCATCGGCACGATGGATCAGACGCTGTTGCTGCTGCCCGCCGATTGGCGGCCGGAACGGTTCGGATACCGCATACCGGGTCTCGGCGCGGTGCTGGCACTCGCCTTCATTTTTATCGTCGGCCTGTTGACTCAGAACTTCATCGGTCAGAAGCTTGTGCAGTGGTGGGACCTGATCGTGCGCCATATCCCGGTGGTCGGGCCCCTGTATACGAGCGTCAAGCAGGTATCGGACACACTGTTGTCCAGCAGCGGCAATGCGTTCCGCAAGGCGCTCCTCATCGAATATCCGCGTAAGGGTTCCTACACAATCGCGTTTCTGACGGGCACGCCCGGTGGTGACGTGGTCAATCACCTGAAGGAAGAGCACGTGAGCGTGTACGTGCCGACGACGCCGAATCCGACGTCCGGCTTCTTCCTGATGTTGCCGAAGAGCGAAGTGATCGAACTCGATATGACGGTCGACGCTGCGCTCAAGTACATCGTCTCGATGGGCGTCGTGGCACCGTCCGCGCCGGCGCAGCCGGCGCCCGTGCGCCGCACCACCATCGAGCCACCGCTGTAA
- the clsB gene encoding cardiolipin synthase ClsB, with product MTGIGARHFARLRQSLPGRRYWSRYRFTAGNDVRLFRSGDAYFDALVERIDAATEDVVLETYIFCNDAAGQKISGALLRAAARGVRVRVITDGIGTASLPLFDDWLANGVEHRIYNPHLFGRFGFSRTHRKLAVVDGQYAYCGGINIVDDFDNNGTRLPHPRWDFAVELRGPVVADVRQAFEWQWRRIRLGHRPIESLQPERDAPPDLGGVSRLRLQHRNRGDLRAAGVPCVAFVARDNLVNRRAIERAYLTAIGHAKTEVLLANPYFMPGRRLRRALTQAARRGVDVRLIIGRKEFAALDYAVPFLYRALLKAGVKIAEFEKTMLHGKVAVVDSNWGTVGSSNLDALSLLLNNEANVVLELHDEIQALRDAILTAFDDSRSIDPAHYEARPMSDRLLNWLAYNTYRVVMKLLTVGGYD from the coding sequence ATGACGGGCATAGGCGCGCGACACTTCGCGCGGCTCAGGCAAAGCCTGCCCGGCCGGCGTTACTGGTCGAGATACCGCTTCACGGCCGGCAACGATGTCCGGCTCTTCCGTTCGGGTGACGCCTACTTCGATGCGCTCGTCGAACGGATCGACGCCGCGACCGAAGACGTCGTGCTCGAAACGTACATTTTTTGCAACGACGCCGCCGGCCAGAAGATCTCCGGCGCGTTGCTGCGCGCTGCCGCGCGCGGCGTGCGCGTACGCGTGATCACCGACGGCATCGGCACCGCGAGCTTGCCCCTCTTCGACGACTGGTTGGCGAACGGCGTCGAACATCGCATTTACAACCCGCATCTGTTCGGCCGCTTCGGTTTTTCCCGCACGCATCGCAAGCTCGCGGTCGTCGACGGCCAGTACGCGTATTGCGGCGGGATCAACATCGTCGACGACTTCGACAACAACGGCACGCGCCTGCCGCATCCGCGCTGGGACTTTGCCGTCGAACTGCGCGGGCCGGTGGTCGCCGACGTCCGCCAGGCGTTCGAGTGGCAATGGCGCCGTATCCGGCTCGGACACCGCCCCATCGAATCGCTGCAGCCGGAGCGTGACGCGCCACCCGATCTGGGCGGCGTCTCCCGGTTGCGGCTGCAGCACCGGAACCGGGGCGATCTGAGGGCAGCCGGCGTGCCGTGCGTCGCCTTTGTCGCCCGTGACAACCTCGTCAACAGGCGCGCGATCGAACGGGCCTATCTGACTGCGATCGGCCACGCGAAAACCGAGGTGCTGCTCGCCAATCCGTATTTCATGCCCGGCCGCAGGCTGCGCCGGGCGCTCACCCAGGCGGCGCGCCGAGGTGTCGACGTGCGGCTGATCATTGGCCGCAAGGAGTTCGCGGCGCTCGATTACGCGGTGCCGTTTCTGTACCGGGCGTTGCTGAAAGCCGGCGTGAAGATTGCCGAATTTGAGAAGACCATGCTGCACGGCAAGGTCGCGGTCGTCGACTCGAACTGGGGCACCGTGGGCTCGTCGAATCTGGATGCGCTCAGTCTCCTCCTCAACAATGAGGCCAACGTGGTGCTCGAGCTGCACGACGAAATTCAGGCGTTGCGCGACGCGATCCTGACCGCGTTCGACGATTCCCGCAGCATCGACCCGGCGCATTATGAGGCGCGGCCGATGAGCGACCGATTGCTGAACTGGCTTGCGTACAACACGTACCGGGTCGTGATGAAGCTGCTCACGGTCGGCGGCTACGACTAG
- the ubiE gene encoding bifunctional demethylmenaquinone methyltransferase/2-methoxy-6-polyprenyl-1,4-benzoquinol methylase UbiE has protein sequence MSKTHFGFQTVDEQEKAKKVAGVFHSVATNYDLMNDLMSGGLHRAWKIFTIAQANVRPGFKVLDIAGGTGDLSKAFAKQAGPTGEVWHTDINESMLRVGRDRLIDKGIITPALLCDAEKIPFPDNYFDVVTVAFGLRNMTHKDIALAEMRRVLKPAGRLLVLEFSKVWDPLKKAYDVYSFKVLPWLGDHFAKDAESYRYLAESIRMHPDQETLKTMMEKAGLDGVKYYNLSAGVVALHVGTKY, from the coding sequence ATGAGCAAAACCCACTTCGGCTTTCAGACAGTCGACGAACAGGAAAAAGCGAAGAAGGTGGCGGGTGTGTTCCACTCTGTCGCCACCAACTACGACCTGATGAACGATCTGATGTCGGGCGGGTTGCACCGGGCGTGGAAGATTTTCACGATCGCCCAGGCGAATGTGCGTCCGGGCTTCAAGGTGCTCGACATCGCAGGCGGCACGGGCGACCTGTCGAAAGCCTTCGCGAAGCAAGCCGGCCCGACGGGCGAGGTCTGGCATACCGACATCAACGAATCCATGCTGCGTGTGGGCCGCGATCGTCTGATCGACAAGGGCATCATCACGCCCGCACTCCTGTGCGACGCCGAAAAGATCCCGTTCCCGGACAACTACTTCGATGTGGTGACCGTCGCCTTCGGCCTGCGCAACATGACGCACAAGGACATCGCGCTGGCGGAAATGCGCCGTGTGCTGAAGCCCGCCGGGCGGCTCCTGGTGCTCGAGTTCTCGAAAGTGTGGGACCCACTTAAGAAGGCTTACGACGTATATTCATTCAAGGTGCTGCCATGGCTTGGTGACCACTTTGCGAAGGACGCCGAAAGCTACCGCTATCTGGCCGAATCGATCCGCATGCACCCGGACCAGGAAACTTTAAAAACGATGATGGAAAAAGCTGGCCTCGATGGCGTCAAATATTACAATTTGTCAGCTGGTGTGGTAGCTTTACATGTGGGGACGAAATACTAG
- a CDS encoding SCP2 sterol-binding domain-containing protein, with protein MTLAAKPFAAAVNHLLARESWARERLAPYAGKTARLSCPPVTLMLMVQPDGCLAAIEEREAQQFDVTVSVPGEALPAFLQGGQAAVMKHVKIEGDAEFATVIARLAEHLRWEPEEDLARLVGDAPASRLAALARSAGDHARRTGRNLLDSVAEYLLDENPQLVRRAALEDFNAELARARDALARVEKRVERLEQKVEARGADASGGAAMSRGTR; from the coding sequence ATGACCCTCGCCGCCAAGCCCTTCGCTGCCGCCGTCAACCATCTGCTCGCCCGCGAATCGTGGGCACGCGAGCGCCTCGCTCCCTACGCTGGCAAAACCGCACGACTCTCCTGTCCTCCCGTCACCCTGATGCTCATGGTCCAGCCCGACGGCTGTCTCGCCGCCATCGAGGAACGTGAGGCCCAGCAGTTCGACGTCACAGTCTCGGTGCCGGGCGAGGCGTTGCCGGCCTTCCTGCAAGGCGGCCAGGCCGCGGTCATGAAGCATGTGAAGATCGAAGGCGACGCCGAATTCGCTACGGTCATCGCCAGGCTTGCCGAGCATCTGCGCTGGGAGCCGGAAGAGGATCTCGCGCGGCTGGTAGGCGATGCACCGGCTTCGCGGCTCGCGGCGCTGGCGCGCTCAGCCGGCGACCACGCGCGGCGGACGGGGCGCAATCTGCTCGACTCGGTCGCCGAGTATCTGCTCGATGAAAATCCGCAACTGGTTCGGCGTGCGGCGCTGGAAGATTTCAACGCCGAACTGGCGCGTGCACGCGATGCGCTCGCTCGCGTCGAGAAACGCGTCGAACGTCTTGAACAGAAGGTTGAAGCCCGCGGCGCCGATGCGTCGGGCGGCGCCGCCATGTCGCGCGGCACGCGCTAG
- the nudB gene encoding dihydroneopterin triphosphate diphosphatase, which translates to MPKPPKIPESVLVIIHTPQLDVLIIERADRPEFWQSVTGSKDHRDEPLAETAVREVGEETGIVVGTDEVPAEALFDWQRQIEYEIYPVWRHRYAEGVTRNTEHWFSLQVPRRVDVRLAPREHTAYLWLPYEEAAARCFSWSNREAILQLPARLKGRLQ; encoded by the coding sequence ATGCCGAAACCACCGAAGATCCCGGAGTCCGTTCTTGTCATCATTCATACGCCTCAACTCGACGTGCTGATCATCGAACGTGCCGACCGCCCCGAGTTCTGGCAGTCGGTGACGGGATCGAAGGATCATCGCGACGAACCGCTTGCCGAGACCGCCGTACGCGAAGTGGGCGAGGAGACGGGCATCGTGGTCGGCACGGACGAAGTGCCCGCCGAGGCCTTGTTCGACTGGCAGCGTCAGATCGAATACGAGATTTATCCGGTGTGGCGCCATCGCTATGCCGAGGGCGTGACGCGCAACACCGAGCACTGGTTCAGTCTGCAGGTGCCGCGCCGCGTCGACGTGAGGCTGGCGCCACGCGAGCACACGGCCTATCTGTGGCTGCCCTATGAAGAGGCGGCGGCGCGCTGCTTCTCATGGTCGAACCGTGAGGCGATCCTGCAGCTTCCCGCGCGCCTCAAGGGCCGTCTGCAATGA
- a CDS encoding TetR/AcrR family transcriptional regulator, whose amino-acid sequence MRKGEQTRVAILDAALDLASRDGLEGLTIGLLAERMQMSKSGVFAHFGSREDLQVEVVREYHRRFEDEVFFPSLREPRGLPRLRAMISRWIEKRIQEVTTGCIYISGAVEYDDRADNPVREQLVSSVTTWRAALTRAISQAMEEGHLRPDTDPQLMLFELYSFTLGLHHDARFLHLPDAVRLTWAAFEKLIISYQSESR is encoded by the coding sequence ATGCGAAAAGGCGAACAGACGCGGGTCGCAATTCTTGACGCAGCACTCGACCTGGCAAGCCGCGACGGACTGGAAGGTCTGACGATCGGCCTCCTCGCCGAGCGGATGCAGATGAGTAAAAGCGGGGTGTTTGCGCACTTCGGGTCGCGTGAAGATCTGCAGGTCGAGGTAGTCAGGGAATATCACCGTCGTTTCGAAGACGAGGTGTTTTTTCCGAGTCTGCGCGAACCGCGTGGGCTGCCGCGTCTGCGGGCGATGATCTCGCGCTGGATTGAGAAGCGCATCCAGGAGGTCACCACTGGGTGCATCTACATCAGCGGAGCCGTCGAATACGACGACCGCGCGGACAACCCGGTGCGCGAGCAACTGGTGTCGAGCGTGACGACCTGGCGTGCGGCGCTCACGCGAGCCATTTCGCAGGCGATGGAGGAGGGGCATTTGCGGCCGGACACCGATCCGCAACTGATGCTCTTCGAACTGTACAGCTTTACGCTCGGCCTGCATCACGATGCACGCTTCCTGCACCTGCCGGATGCAGTGCGCCTGACATGGGCCGCGTTCGAAAAACTGATTATTTCGTATCAGAGCGAAAGCCGCTAG